The Candidatus Binataceae bacterium genomic sequence CAGCTGCGGAGGAGCGCTTGACTATGCTTTCATCCCGCGCCGCAAACACCGTCGAACTTGCGACAATCGCATGCTTGCGCGCGGATCTGTACACGACCCTCGATCAAAGCGACCGCGCGGTCGCCGTCTGTCTCGAATACCTCCGACATCTAGGCGTCGAATGGGCGCCGCATCCAACAGAAGAGGAAGCACGACGCGAATACGAGCGGATCTGGATAAAACTCGGGAGCCGCGCGATTGAGGAGCTCGTTGAGCTGCCCTTGATGAGCGACCCGGCATCCATCGCGACTCTGGATGTACTGACCAAGGTCTTGTCTCCTGCATTGTTTACGGATCCGAACCTTGCTCCCCTGGCTGTCTGCAGGGCAGTTAACCTCAGCCTCGAGCATGGCAACAGCGACGGTTCCTGCTCCGCCTACGTATGGCTTGGCATGCTGGCTGGTCCGCACTTCGGCAACTACAAAGCTGGATTTCGATTCGGTCGGCTCGGCTATGAACTGGTCGAAAAACCCGGTTTGAATCGGTTCCAAGCAAGCACCACTATGTGTTTCGGAAATCACGTCATGCCATGGACGAAACATGTCCGGGCCGGCCGTGACCTGGTGCGCCGGGCGTTCGAGATCGGGAACAAGACCGGCGATCTCTGTTTTGCGGCGTACAGCTGTAACAACGTGAACACGAATCTCCTTGCGGCGGGAGATCCGCTGGTCGAGGTGCAACGTGAAGCCGAGAAAGGCCTCGCGTTTGCGAAGAGGGTACGCTTCGGCTTCGTGATTGATATCATTAGCGTGCAGGTCGCACTCGTACGGACGCTCCGTGGGCTGAATCCGATATTCGGCTCCCTTGACAATGAGGAATTTGATGAAACTCAACATGAGCGCCACCTGACAACTAACCCGGCCTTGGCGCTTCCCGAGTGCTGGTATTTTGTACGAAAGACGCAGGCGCGCTTCCTTGCCGGCGACTATGATTCTGCCGTCGATGCATCATTGAGGGCGCAACGGCTGCTTTGGACATCACCATCGCTTTTTGAAACGGCGGAGTATCCTTTCTATAGTGCGCTTGCCCGCGCGGCGTGCTGCGATTCCTCCTTCGCTGAAGACTTCGGCGAGCTCAGTCGAGCCGCTTCGGAGGACAAGTCCGCGATTACGAAGAAGGAGCATTTCGAGGCTTTGGCCGCCCATCATAGACAACTCGAAATCTGGGCGGAGAATTGCCCGGAGAATTTCGAGAACCGCGCCGCCCTAGTGGGCGCCGAGATCGCTCGCATCCAAGGCCGCGAGCTCGATGCTGAGCATCTTTACGAACAGGCCATCCGCTCCTCAAACGCTAACGGCTTTGTACACAATGAAGCGCTCGCCAATGAACTTGCGGCCCGGTTCTACATGGCGCGAGGTTTTGAGAAGATCGCATACGCCTACTTGCGAGATGCTCGGTACAATTACGTTCGCTGGGGAGCTGCCGGTAAGGTGCGGCAGCTCGATCATCTATACCCCCAGCTTCGGGTTGAAGAGCCGAGATCTGGCCCCGCCGGCACGATCGAGACGCCGGTGGAACATCTGGACCTCGCGACGGTACTCAAAGTGTCGCAAGCCGTGTCGGGCGAGATCGTACTCGAAAAGCTGATTGACATGTTGATGCGCACCGCGGTTCAGCACGCCGGGGCCGAGCGCGGCGTGTTGCTTCTTCCCCACGGTGACCGGTATCGCATCGAAGCGGAAGCGGCTACTACCGGCGACAGTGTGGTTGTACGTGTTCCAGAAATACCGGCCGCCGCCGCCGCAGTCCCGGATTCACTCGTCCATTATGTAGCGCGGACCCATGAGAGCCTGATAATCGAGGATGCCTCAGCTGAAAATTCGTTTTCCGCTGACCCCTACTTCCGCGAGCGACAGGCTCGTTCGATTCTGTGCTTGCCCCTGATTAACCAGGCCAAGCCTATCGCTGTGCTCTATCTCGAAAATAACTTGGCTCCGCGTATTTTCACTCCGGCACGGATGACAGTGTTGAAACTATTGGCGGCGCAGGCCGCCATCTCGCTAGAGAACACGCGCCTGTACCGCGACCTTGAGAAACGCGAAGCAGCCTTGCAGCAAACACAAGCCGAACTGGCTCATGTCAGCCGATTAACGACCATGGGCGAACTAGCGGCGTCGATTGCTCACGAAGTCAACCAGCCGCTAGTTGGCGTCATAACTAACGCTAGCGCCAGCCTTCGGTATCTGGATTGGGATACACCTAACCTCATCGAAACCAAGGAAGCCACCCGAGCCATCCTTCGCGATGCGAATCGAGCCGCCGATGTCGTCTCACGAATGCGCAGTCTTTTTAAGAGAGCTCGCCCGGCCAAGCAAGCATTCAATGTAAACGAGGCTATTGAAGAAGTTGTACTATTGACCCGTAGCGAAGGGCGGAGAAACCAGGTAGCATTTCAGTTGGAATTAGCCGAGAATTTGCCTTTGGCGATGGCCGACCGAGTGCAAATACAGCAGGTGGTGATGAACCTGATCCTGAACGGTATCCAAGCAATGAGCGCGGTGTCGGACCGTCAGCGTGCGCTAACAATTACAACCCAACGCGGCGAAAGTAATAAGATCCGAGTGGCTGTTCAAGACTGCGGAATCGGCATTGACCCAGGGGATATCGAACGAGTGTTTGCTGCTTTCCACACCACCAAGCCCGACGGTATGGGTATGGGGCTTTCGATCAGTCGTTCAATTGTTGAAAGCCACGGGGGAGAGCTTTGGGCTACTCCGAACGATGGTCCTGGTGTAACCTTTCGATTCAGTCTCTGAAATGTCCGCGGAATCACCTTCGCGCCCATCCGAAGGGATCGTCTATGTAGTAGACGATGATCTCTCGGTTCGAGAGGGTTTGGATCGCCTCCTTCACGCGACCGGATGGAAAGTCGAGACTTTTGCTTCGGCGCAGGAGTTTTTAGCTCACCGAAAAGAAAATATTCCAAGCTGCCTGGTTCTGGATGTAGCTTTACCGGGTCTGAGCGGGCTCGATCTGCAGAAGCGAATTCAGGAGGCAAACCGAGAAATTCCCATCGTTTTTATTACAGGGCACAAAGACGTTCCAACATCCGTTCGTGCTATGAAGGCCGGCGCGGTCGAGTTTCTCGTGAAGCCGTTCTCTGAGGAGGATCTATTGGA encodes the following:
- a CDS encoding response regulator; translation: MDRLLHATGWKVETFASAQEFLAHRKENIPSCLVLDVALPGLSGLDLQKRIQEANREIPIVFITGHKDVPTSVRAMKAGAVEFLVKPFSEEDLL
- a CDS encoding ATP-binding protein, yielding MLTFEHSGARLRQAPEDRCNSGDGFVGQGRWSWDLNRIHAKGYTDNVVDLMIGKVNRLPVETQRALQEFACLGNSAEIKTLSAVCGISELELHSNLWEAVRLEYIAPFEGSYNFGHDRVQEAAYSLIPEQLRAEAHLRIGRILRVHTPADELEERIFEIVNQFNRGTGLIVSRAEREELAELNLIAGRRAKASAAYASALKYLVAGAALLGDDTWERRFELIFTLELNRAECEFLTGELAAAEERLTMLSSRAANTVELATIACLRADLYTTLDQSDRAVAVCLEYLRHLGVEWAPHPTEEEARREYERIWIKLGSRAIEELVELPLMSDPASIATLDVLTKVLSPALFTDPNLAPLAVCRAVNLSLEHGNSDGSCSAYVWLGMLAGPHFGNYKAGFRFGRLGYELVEKPGLNRFQASTTMCFGNHVMPWTKHVRAGRDLVRRAFEIGNKTGDLCFAAYSCNNVNTNLLAAGDPLVEVQREAEKGLAFAKRVRFGFVIDIISVQVALVRTLRGLNPIFGSLDNEEFDETQHERHLTTNPALALPECWYFVRKTQARFLAGDYDSAVDASLRAQRLLWTSPSLFETAEYPFYSALARAACCDSSFAEDFGELSRAASEDKSAITKKEHFEALAAHHRQLEIWAENCPENFENRAALVGAEIARIQGRELDAEHLYEQAIRSSNANGFVHNEALANELAARFYMARGFEKIAYAYLRDARYNYVRWGAAGKVRQLDHLYPQLRVEEPRSGPAGTIETPVEHLDLATVLKVSQAVSGEIVLEKLIDMLMRTAVQHAGAERGVLLLPHGDRYRIEAEAATTGDSVVVRVPEIPAAAAAVPDSLVHYVARTHESLIIEDASAENSFSADPYFRERQARSILCLPLINQAKPIAVLYLENNLAPRIFTPARMTVLKLLAAQAAISLENTRLYRDLEKREAALQQTQAELAHVSRLTTMGELAASIAHEVNQPLVGVITNASASLRYLDWDTPNLIETKEATRAILRDANRAADVVSRMRSLFKRARPAKQAFNVNEAIEEVVLLTRSEGRRNQVAFQLELAENLPLAMADRVQIQQVVMNLILNGIQAMSAVSDRQRALTITTQRGESNKIRVAVQDCGIGIDPGDIERVFAAFHTTKPDGMGMGLSISRSIVESHGGELWATPNDGPGVTFRFSL